In Stomatohabitans albus, one genomic interval encodes:
- a CDS encoding Abi family protein: MDGASFNIIRDLYLAEQNLVIVCDDLLHPIEVLLRTRFAYHYAERVGSCGKFVLGEGFTHPPKSIARPIEHYLLANLNRSQETFIAHYREDIKEEGRYTPEAYEHMPVWVAVEAFSFGNLSRVIQASRRAGVLDDLATSMNLSKRTLSSQVRSFVYLRNRIAHCAKLWNHSVFDVPGIQRNIVRRTKKNHYNFTDHSVYKIFVALNLVASASGLKTTWLSETVDPILRSNQLLAAGITNPVKYGQMPIELLTSSI; the protein is encoded by the coding sequence TTATTGTTTGCGACGATTTACTTCACCCCATTGAAGTGTTACTCCGAACAAGATTCGCATATCACTACGCCGAGAGGGTTGGTTCTTGCGGTAAGTTTGTACTGGGTGAAGGGTTCACCCATCCACCAAAATCTATCGCAAGACCTATAGAGCACTATCTTTTAGCTAACCTTAATAGGAGCCAAGAAACCTTTATCGCTCACTATCGTGAAGACATAAAGGAAGAAGGGCGGTATACGCCGGAGGCTTACGAACATATGCCTGTTTGGGTGGCCGTAGAGGCATTTTCCTTCGGAAACCTTTCACGTGTTATCCAAGCCTCTCGAAGGGCTGGGGTCTTAGATGACTTGGCAACATCTATGAATCTATCAAAGAGAACATTGTCAAGCCAGGTACGTTCATTCGTTTACTTACGTAACCGAATCGCACATTGTGCCAAATTGTGGAACCATTCTGTTTTTGATGTCCCAGGTATTCAGCGGAATATTGTACGCCGAACAAAGAAGAACCATTACAACTTTACAGACCATTCCGTCTACAAGATTTTTGTCGCACTCAATCTTGTCGCATCTGCTTCTGGCCTCAAAACAACTTGGCTGTCAGAGACCGTTGACCCTATTCTGAGATCAAACCAACTTCTTGCTGCTGGAATAACAAATCCTGTGAAGTACGGACAGATGCCTATAGAGCTGCTTACTAGCTCTATATAG
- a CDS encoding deoxyribonuclease: MPTPLSTPPTFREIYRVLDASVEAGNWWPADSDFEVFVGAILTQNTNWQNVVTCIDNLKQADCLRPDALLALEAETLETLIYASGYRRAKTRYLKDISTWFIEHHPDAHTQDTPTLRQDLLRVHGVGAETADDLLLYVYQRPVFIYDLYARRLIEATGHGIYTTYNHAKRTLDPVIEAEGFNAAEHAHFHGLIVNASKHARTQGGWPTYWPSLLARAGVDY; this comes from the coding sequence ATGCCTACACCTTTGTCCACACCACCAACCTTTCGTGAGATCTATCGCGTGCTTGATGCCTCGGTAGAGGCTGGCAATTGGTGGCCGGCTGATTCAGATTTTGAGGTGTTTGTGGGGGCGATTTTGACCCAAAACACCAACTGGCAGAACGTGGTTACCTGTATTGACAACCTCAAGCAGGCCGATTGCTTGCGTCCTGATGCGCTCTTAGCGCTCGAAGCAGAAACCCTCGAAACGCTGATTTACGCATCGGGGTATCGGCGAGCAAAAACCCGTTACCTTAAAGACATCTCAACCTGGTTCATTGAGCATCACCCCGATGCCCACACCCAAGACACCCCCACCCTACGCCAAGATTTGCTCCGTGTTCATGGGGTAGGTGCTGAAACCGCCGATGACCTACTCCTCTATGTCTATCAACGCCCTGTGTTTATTTATGATCTCTACGCCAGGCGACTTATTGAAGCCACTGGGCACGGCATATACACCACCTACAACCACGCTAAGCGCACCCTTGACCCCGTCATTGAAGCAGAAGGATTTAACGCAGCTGAACACGCCCACTTCCACGGCCTCATCGTTAATGCCAGCAAGCACGCTAGAACTCAAGGGGGTTGGCCTACCTACTGGCCAAGCTTGCTTGCCCGTGCAGGCGTGGATTATTGA
- a CDS encoding nuclear transport factor 2 family protein, producing MSLEDNKKNAIAYYEMAFNGDPRQAVHTYVGNQYIQHNPLVANGTEGFIAYFERMASEYPNKTISFVRSVAEGDLVSLHTHQVWHTSDGATEEYVTMDFFRFDTNGKIVEHWDAIQQIPKQSANTNTMY from the coding sequence ATGAGCTTAGAAGATAACAAGAAGAACGCTATCGCCTATTACGAAATGGCGTTTAATGGCGATCCGCGGCAAGCTGTTCACACGTATGTAGGCAATCAATACATTCAACACAACCCGTTAGTTGCCAACGGAACAGAAGGGTTCATTGCCTATTTTGAACGTATGGCTAGCGAGTATCCCAATAAAACGATTTCATTTGTTCGGTCAGTTGCCGAAGGCGATCTCGTGTCACTCCACACCCACCAGGTTTGGCATACAAGCGATGGCGCCACAGAGGAATATGTGACGATGGACTTTTTCCGCTTTGATACAAACGGAAAGATCGTTGAGCATTGGGATGCTATCCAGCAGATTCCCAAGCAATCAGCCAACACCAACACGATGTATTAG